One Setaria italica strain Yugu1 chromosome II, Setaria_italica_v2.0, whole genome shotgun sequence DNA segment encodes these proteins:
- the LOC111256394 gene encoding F-box/FBD/LRR-repeat protein At1g13570-like: MEPPAPPPPPADALSSLPDAVVDGSILTRLDLRDVVRTSALSRAWRHRWESLPTLSLSLRDGIGTPPSIVDSVLSCYAGRIPDFSIRINSQSACRVDDWLVDLSLRDVQSMDLRSNDCLLSIRSSIYSFSHLVTLKLHRCDIPTSPVGFAGFPLLKDLELVDAHLSEIEDLEAIVRGSPLLDALMLSDAYILNNELAGCVIEAPNLRSLTIISVVVYGWQFGGLPRLDNATIDLDTYMYEGDLGEFLAGVAHARKLTLTTFYLPKMGDDTLLETLPYKFFNLRSLFLCTHFCGLYSILATFCLLRNAPSLEELEITINGDQEQETEANTEFQNTQWTNGMCGSLQVVTINDISCLSNEMCFIKLVLSKATSLRTMSIILDDEFSRSNENILSELNTNRRASPHAQVFLQR; encoded by the exons ATGGagccccccgcgccgccgccgccgccggcggacgcGCTGTCGTCCCTCCCTGACGCCGTGGTCGACGGCAGCATCCTAACCCGGCTCGACCTCCGCGACGTCGTCCGCACCTCCGCGCTCAGCCGCGCCTGGCGGCACCGCTGGGAGTCGCTCCCcacgctctccctctccctccgcgACGGCATCGGCACGCCTCCGTCGATTGTCGACAGCGTCCTCAGCTGCTACGCCGGCCGCATCCCGGACTTCTCGATCCGCATCAACTCGCAATCCGCGTGCCGCGTCGACGACTGGCTGGTTGATTTGTCCCTCCGGGACGTCCAGTCCATGGACCTCCGAAGCAACGACTGCCTCTTGAGCATCCGCTCCTCGATCTACTCTTTTAGCCATCTCGTGACCCTCAAGTTGCACAGGTGCGACATCCCAACCAGCCCCGTGGGATTCGCCGGCTTCCCGTTGCTCAAGGACCTCGAGCTCGTGGATGCCCATTTATCAGAGATCGAGGACTTGGAGGCTATCGTCCGTGGGTCGCCCTTGCTTGATGCTCTCATGCTATCTGATGCATATATCCTTAACAACGAGCTGGCGGGTTGCGTGATTGAGGCGCCCAATCTCCGTAGCCTGACAATCATTTCGGTGGTTGTTTATGGCTGGCAATTTGGGGGGCTGCCGCGTCTCGACAACGCTACCATTGATTTGGACACCTATATGTACGAGGGTGATTTGGGAGAATTCCTTGCCGGAGTTGCTCATGCTAGGAAGCTCACTCTCACAACATTCTACCTACCG aaaatgggtGATGACACTTTACTGGAAACACTTCCATACAAATTTTTCAATCTAAGGAGCTTGTTTCTTTGCACCCACTTTTGTGGATTGTATTCCATTTTAGCAACCTTCTGCTTGCTAAGGAATGCTCCTAGCCTTGAAGAACTGGAAATAACG ATTAATGGGGATCAAGAGCAGGAAACTGAAGCAAACACAGAATTCCAGAATACACAATGGACAAATGGGATGTGTGGCAGCCTTCAGGTTGTGACGATAAATGACATTTCCTGTTTGTCAAATGAGATGTGCTTTATAAAACTGGTCTTATCTAAAGCAACATCGCTTCGAACAATGTCTATTATTCTTGATGATGAATTCTCAAGGTCTAATGAAAATATACTAAGCGAGTTAAATACCAATAGAAGAGCTTCACCTCATGCCCAAGTCTTTTTGCAAAGGTAA